A genomic window from Cardiocondyla obscurior isolate alpha-2009 linkage group LG02, Cobs3.1, whole genome shotgun sequence includes:
- the Trio gene encoding kalirin isoform X6 encodes MDGTRAAEVLPLLQERLAILPGGRDRRGGPVLLFPSTPRRERAKPEDYRRLLQYLFAIPSDEARGLRFTVIVDMRGTTWDSVKPILKVLHEHFHRTVHVTFLIKPENFWQKQRTSLGKQKKYNFEINTISLEALVKVIDPSQLTADLDGSLQYDHAQWIDTRLVVEDFTWQAADLLDRLDDLQEDLSRNDFADDVAGAKHGIDLHNEMKKKIMKVPVEEIEVLGQRLLQRFNNSATATGGEGGSIDNGAASCTDSDGRALATLVIQHLDSVHAAQQHLLQLWHIKKMKLDQCFQLRLFEQDCEKMFDWICHNREAFLATYVEIGRSYQLAKNLQEEHKHFTMSSMNVYVNINKILTMAGKLLETQHYAAGHVRAVAGRLDRAWKEFAAGLDERTAVLSLSVVFHHKAEQYVDNVPGWSQACEISNLPSEIPVLESHIRQHQTLYEAMCQAYTEVHSTSKKLLYQLDHLVQVCNQPQGIDHVARKHSQDGHNIDSHTGTSGNPAADYSEGASHVLAVIHQILGHHRALEARWHARKVKLHQRLALKLFQEDVKQVLDWLTNHGEVFIRKNTGVGRNLQKARVYQKSHEHFENVAQNTYTNATKLLTAAEELAHTGECAPDEIYAVAQELEAHVSSFAARVEQRRRRLDLAVVFYTHEKELTGWVDELRQELQQDEVAENLETAERLLEQCAQHRSSCMEACASTIAQGEALLQELREATDAPDTTGSISAVESALDRLASLRQELEDLWATKKLRLELCLRLRVFERDALEASGQLEMWAQELQGPPREGSPEQLLRVHNDGVAHMQNTAFQILHRGQELAQVLEEAGVCIMADGQHSAAARVQVLLEFLNERELDAEDLAEMRRVRLEQASQLLQLQTDASHVIKWIRNGESILLASLRIPDDFEDADQLGKEHYHFQLAITNTHASAVQVKHKADALINGNHYDPKSIREVAEDVTKRWQQLVTCAEERHKLITASLNFYKTVDSVRSVLDSLELQYNVDDDWCADGEKAAGIPASITRHQEQKEAFLKACTLVRRTGETFLKYINRSLQFYSYHANSAGSANKVKNILEELVSKENKVLEYWTQRKKRLDQCHQYVLFERSAKQALEWIKETGELYLATHINVGKNRIENEQLLQEHIEFKGAAKETRERVKLLIQLADNLVERGHAHAAAIKQAVAEVDQRYKDFSTRMDCYKTQIEGDLGIQPDEVHRDLSIDRNSDPLLEEKIKGKDLKELNEEKRRSARRKEFIMAELLQTERTYVKDLETCIRCFLDETRSGKGNVPAGLQNRESIIFSNIEEIHQFHSNVFLRELEKYETMPEDVGHCFVVWAPKFDMYVTYCKNKPESNQLLITHSGTWFEELQRKHRVEHPIAAYLIKPVQRITKYQLLLKDLQACCQEGQGEIKEGLEVMLNVPKKANDALHLSLLEGCDVSIDALGDVVLQDSFTVWDPKQLIRKGRDRHIFLFELYLLFTKEVKDSAGKVKYVYKNRLLTSELGVTEHIEGDECKFAVWTGRAPTSDTRVVLRANSMDAKQLWVMRLREVIQETFLGKNMPKSPAKKSSSQRSSRDLEECASLDESVENLDRNSLASFGSTNTTDSDKTGVVEMTWVVADHMAAPGSRELSVTKGQQVEVLENGSTNTGTTAGVTNTGEWTLVRLPLTPGQVEPAAEGLVPTSALKQPPAASCKTSPSRKASTQQQQQPQQQQSHQHHHQQQQSHHHPYHQQQINQAIVQAQQQPTAVSSSTTANTLPPTCGVAGVPPTTQQATSLTALSSAVLSPMLSEDTENAGSDGSGSTSTNSPGNKRRGFSGRKWLPPSLRKLSQGKVEKTNTAVPPASSPPLIGPSLKKSSSDKRFKLPSGVEHNRPGKAAFEVEAEAHEVSKEESEEQQEVDVDVDADVTESDDTAVTSLQEQNGGEDADDDLELPPPMKPITEPILVATANGPSGSAIPSELPGKRSASLSERTTKILDGGATTADLSEIEQIVKERMEQHTENQERHSLMRTPNGKSLSNEEEYCNAAINAIASDESDPESAAIAKRQFVIRELVDTERDYVNDLKQIVEGYMALMRDPDCEIPLPEDLRAGKDKMVFGNIEAIYEWHRDFFLKALERCLERPEELGPLFKRYERKLHMYVVYCQNKPVSEYIVSEHIDTYFEELRQKLGHRLQLCDLLIKPVQRITKYQLLLREALRLTERTQRLSEIEGLRAAAHVMRVIPKAANDMMDVGRLQGFDGKITAQGKLLLHGPLLVSEISNASMRGKEWQVFLFEQNIIFSETVGKKTQFTNPVYIYKAHIQVNKMSLEDSNDDPEKFIIRSTDPRNPGLGFCCSVAEESNGPRRQEWVDTITAILQTQRDFLKAIQSPIAYQKELTKDPLRVTVSGTTTTTSEPVRATMSVPPTLIISGSTNRDKDHRPTQPLQRSQTGGLEHVQPRTPSPTKSRLTFLEGFKNTLRTRSPIRNNSIPIVPGARVRLAADWGKLHAGDELVVSHLDGPGLVVSPVNTKDELWIPASLIPNSAISRAWSFRPRKIDLARCHVADPRETAAEDKVPAILSSPSSIRATVGEVVRLSIETHNADNAAVTWKKEGENQCIRENDRYQFQRSAGFVYLQITGCQASDSGIYHCHLKSETGSCSVGISLFVVGGKSSTSARVVGCSKIEIDWDRQEIGGAWCSIECRTLPSQQWIPMSKQANEPPVLLDVPMDALYSFRVVGDDGRTTLPSVVVTLSRSDTGGGAEWEAKQFVSRYFELDELGNGRFSTVRRARDKGTGQEVALKQISRHKQSRLLTRAEYDVLASTHHANIVRAFALFENAPRPGVDTIVLELVRGPMLFAYLSEKTEYTEATATRYTCQLLSALRWLHRRGRAHLDVKPENVLVDHETDQVKVIDLGEAVRAPIDEIVPPPADLEFASPESVLGRPTGPYTDMWAVGVFIYVLLSGLSPFLDDSVEETTANILKCDFCFPDEYFETISSDAKELLGRLLCLRGEDRVNAEICLGSPWLKIPTGATIPSTRMAAFIERRAHCLKLRQDHNDSFYS; translated from the exons atgGATGGTACACGAGCGGCAGAAGTGTTGCCATTGCTGCAAGAACGCTTGGCAATACTACCAGGTGGACGAGATCGCAGGGGAGGGCCTGTGCTCTTGTTTCCAAGCACACCGAGACGCGAACGTGCAAAACCCGAGGATTACAGACGTCTCCTACAGTATTTGTTTGCCATCCCAAGTGATGAAGCTAGAGGCCTGCGATTTACCGTAATTGTGGATATGCGTGGTACAACATGGGACTCAGTTAAACCTATTTTAAag GTGTTGCATGAACATTTTCATCGTACAGTTCATGTAACTTTTCTTATTAAACCGGAAAATTTTTGGCAGAAACAAAGAACTTCGTTGGgtaaacagaaaaaatataattttgag atcAATACAATCAGCTTAGAGGCTCTTGTAAAAGTTATAGATCCTTCTCAGCTCACTGCAGATTTAGATGGATCCTTACAATACGATCATGCCCAATGGATTGACACTAGATTGGTTGTAGAAGATTTCACATGGCAGGCAGCAGATCTTCTCGATCGATTAGACGACTTGCAAGAAGATCTCAGTCGAAATGACTTTGCTGACGATGTTGCGGGAGCTAAGCACGGAATCGATCTGCATAAcgagatgaaaaagaaaatcatgaAAGTCCCAGTAGAAGAGATTGAAGTTCTCGGACAACGCCTACTTCAGCGATTTAacaata GTGCAACAGCAACCGGCGGGGAAGGAGGAAGTATCGATAATGGCGCGGCAAGTTGCACAGATTCCGATGGACGGGCACTGGCAACTCTAGTTATTCAGCATTTGGATTCCGTGCACGCTGCTCAACAACATCTATTGCAACTGTGGCACATCAAGAAGATGAAATTGGATCAGTGTTTTCAGCTGCGATTGTTCGAGCAAGATTGTGAAAAGATGTTCGATTGGATTTGTCACAATCGAGAAGCGTTTCTCGCCACTTACGTAGAGATCGGCCGCTCGTATCAATTGGCCAAAAATCTGCAGGAGGAGCATAAACATTTTACAATGAGTTCGATGAACGTTTACGTgaacataaataaaatcctTACAATGGCTGGCAAGTTACTGGAGACGCAGCATTACGCGGCTGGACATGTACGAGCAGTAGCAGGACGTCTAGATCGAGCTTGGAAGGAGTTCGCCGCGGGTCTTGACGAGCGTACCGCAGTACTTAGTTTAAGTGTAGTGTTTCACCATAAAGCGGAACAGTATGTTGATAATGTTCCTGGTTGGAGTCAAGCATGTGAGATTAGTAATCTGCCCAGTGAAATTCCAGTGCTCGAATCTCATATTCGTCAACATCAAACTCTCTACGAAGCTATGTGTCAGGCATATACAGAg GTGCATAGTACCAGTAAGAAGCTTCTTTATCAACTGGATCATCTTGTGCAAGTCTGTAATCAACCACAAGGAATTGACCATGTCGCCAGAAAACAT AGTCAAGACGGACATAACATCGACAGTCATACTGGCACCAGTGGTAATCCAGCAGCTGATTACAGCGAAGGTGCATCTCACGTATTAGCCGTCATTCATCAAATTCTTGGTCATCATCGAGCATTGGAAGCCCGTTGGCACGCTCGTAAAGTCAAGTTACATCAACGGCTTGCATTAAA gtTATTTCAAGAAGATGTGAAACAAGTTCTTGACTGGCTGACAAACCATGGGGAagtttttattagaaaaaacaCAGGTGTAGGCCGTAATCTGCAGAAAGCACGCGTGTATCAAAAAAGCCACGAACACTTTGAAAACGTTGCTCAG AATACTTACACAAATGCGACTAAACTTTTAACCGCCGCTGAAGAACTTGCTCACACAGGGGAATGCGCTCCTGATGAAATATATGCGGTGGCACAAGAATTGGAGGCTCACGTTAGTAGTTTTGCAGCGAGAGTCGAACAACGGCGCCGTAGATTGGATTTAGCAGTAGTGTTTTATACTCATGAAAAAgag ctcACCGGTTGGGTAGACGAGTTACGTCAGGAACTGCAACAAGATGAAGTTGCAGAAAACTTAGAGACAGCTGAAAGATTATTGGAACAATGCGCGCAGCATAGATCGTCCTGTATGGAGGCATGTGCTTCGACAATAGCCCAGGGAGAAGCTCTGCTACAAGAACTTCGCGAGGCAACCGATGCACCCGACACAACCGGCTCAATATCAGCAGTAGAGTCAGCTTTAGATAGATTAGCGAGCTTGAGGCAAGAATTAGAAGATTTGTGGGCCACCAAAAAACTAAGATTGGAACTATGCCTACGACTACGCGTCTTCGAGCGTGATGCGTTAGAAGCGAGTGGCCAACTGGAAATGTGGGCACAAGAACTGCAAGGTCCGCCACGAGAAGGTTCACCCGAGCAATTGCTGCGCGTGCATAACGACGGAGTCGCTCACATGCAGAATACTGCTTTTCAAATTCTGCACCGTGGTCAAGAATTGGCTCAAGTTTTGGAGGAGGCAGGGGTGTGCATTATGGCTGATGGTCAGCATAGCGCAGCGGCGCGAGTACAGGTGCTTCTTGAGTTTTTAAATGAGAGAGAATTAGACGCGGAGGATCTTGCAGAAATGCGAAGGGTACGACTAGAACAGGCATCTCAATTATTGCAACTACAAACAGACGCTTCTCATGTGATTAAGTGGATACGAAACGGTGAATCGATATTACTAGCCTCACTAAGGATACCAGACGATTTCGAAGACGCCGACCAATTAGGAAAGGAACATTATCATTTTCAACTCGCGATAACAAATACTCATGCGTCCGCCGTGCAAGTAAAGCATAAAGCGGATGCTTTAATAAACGGAAACCATTACGATCCCAAAAGTATCCGAGAAGTCGCCGAGGATGTTACCAAACGATGGCAGCAGTTAGTGACTTGTGCGGAAGAAcgacataaattaattactgccagtttaaatttttacaaaacggTAGATTCGGTACGTTCAGTTCTCGACAGTTTAGAATTGCAATATAATGTGGACGACGATTGGTGCGCTGATGGAGAAAAAGCCGCCGGAATACCGGCGAGCATTACCAGACACCAAGAGCAAAAGGAAGCCTTTTTAAAAGCTTGTACACTGGTACGACGAACTGGTGAAAcattcttaaaatatataaatcgtaGTCTGCAATTTTATAGTTATCATGCTAATAGCGCCGGTTCTGCAAACAaagtcaaaaatattttggaGGAGTTAGTTAGTAAGGAAAATAAAGTGTTAGAATATTGGACGCAGCGAAAGAAACGGTTAGATCAATGTCATCAGTATGTTTTGTTTGAACGTAGCGCGAAGCAGGCTCTCGAATGGATTAAAGAAACCGGAGAATTGTATTTAGCGACACATATTAATGTCGGTAAGAATCGCATTGAGAATGAGCAATTGTTGCAAGAGCATATCGAGTTCAAAGGTGCAGCGAAAGAAACAAGGGAAAGAGTGAAATTATTGATTCAACTCGCTGATAATTTAGTCGAAAGGGGTCATGCACATGCCGCGGCGATCAAGCAAGCCGTTGCCGAAGTTGATCAGCGATACAAAGACTTCAGCACGCGAATGGATTGTTACAAGACACAAATAGAAGGTGATTTAGGTATACAGCCTGACGAGGTACACAGAGATCTGTCTATTGACCGAAATTCGGATCCGTTGCtggaagagaaaattaaaggTAAAGATCTGAAAGAATTAAACGAGGAGAAAAGAAGATCTGCACGAAGAAAAGAGTTTATTATGGCTGAACTCTTGCAAACTGAACGTACGTACGTAAAAGACTTGGAAACTTGCATCCGTTGCTTCTTGGATGAGACACGAAGTGGAAAGGGAAACGTTCCAGCGGGTTTACAAAATCgagaatcaattatttttagcaaCATAGAAGAGATCCATCAGTTTCACAGTAACGTATTTTTACGCGAACTGGAAAAATACGAAACCATGCCAGAAGACGTAGGACATTGTTTTGTAGTGTGG GCACCTAAATTCGACATGTATGTAACTTACTGTAAGAATAAACCTGAGAGCAATCAATTGTTAATAACGCACAGTGGAACGTGGTTTGAGGAATTGCAGAGAAAACATAGAGTAGAACATCCTATCGCTGCATATTTAATCAAACCTGTACAGAGAATTACTAAGTATCAGCTGCTACTAAAGGACTTACag gctTGTTGCCAAGAGGGACAaggcgaaataaaagaaggattAGAAGTGATGTTAAATGTGCCTAAAAAAGCTAACGATGCCTTACACTTAAGTCTACTGGAAGGTTGCGACGTTAGTATAGATGCGCTCGGTGACGTTGTATTACAAGATTCGTTCACAGTATGGGACCCAAAACAGTTAATCAGGAAAGGAAGAGATCGtcacatatttctttttgaattGTATCTTCTTTTTACGAAGGAAGTCAAAGATTCCGCAGGAAAG GTGaaatacgtttataaaaatcgcTTGCTGACCTCGGAGTTGGGCGTGACCGAGCATATCGAAGGCGACGAATGCAAATTCGCGGTATGGACAGGACGGGCACCGACTAGCGACACGCGCGTAGTATTGCGGGCAAATTCAATGGACGCGAAGCAGCTGTGGGTGATGCGGTTACGCGAGGTGATACAGGAGACCTTTTTGGGCAAGAATATGCCCAAGAGCCCGGCTAAAAAGAGCTCCAGTCAACGTTCGAGCAGAGATTTGGAAGAATGCGCATCTTTGGACGAAAGTGTGGAGAATCTTGATAGAAATTCCTTGGCTTCCTTCGGTTCGACTAATACTACTGATTCCGATAAG ACCGGAGTTGTCGAGATGACGTGGGTGGTCGCCGATCATATGGCCGCACCGGGTTCCAGAGAACTCAGCGTAACGAAAGGGCAGCAGGTCGAGGTACTGGAGAACGGTAGCACGAACACCGGTACCACCGCCGGTGTGACAAACACCGGCGAGTGGACCCTGGTTCGTCTGCCGCTCACACCTGGACAAGTTGAGCCGGCTGCGGAGGGTCTGGTCCCTACCAGCGCCCTGAAGCAGCCGCCGGCTGCCTCCTGCAAAACTTCGCCGTCCAGGAAAGCGTCCacgcaacagcagcagcagccgcaACAACAACAGTCGCATCAACATCATCATCAGCAACAGCAGTCACATCATCATCCGTATCATCAGCAACAGATCAATCAAGCAATCGTCCAAGCGCAGCAGCAGCCAACTGCCGTCTCGTCATCGACCACCGCCAATACGTTGCCACCGACCTGCGGTGTCGCCGGCGTCCCGCCGACGACGCAGCAGGCTACCTCGTTGACCGCACTGTCGTCCGCGGTGCTGTCGCCGATGTTGTCGGAAGACACGG aaaaCGCCGGAAGCGACGGCAGCGGATCAACCAGTACAAATTCACCCGGCAATAAGAGGCGGGGTTTCAGCGG ACGGAAATGGCTGCCACCTTCTTTACGCAAACTTAGCCAAGGTAAAGTCGAGAAAACCAATACGGCTGTGCCTCCGGCGTCATCACCTCCTTTGATTGGGCCGTCTTTGAAGAAAAGCAGCTCGgacaaacgttttaaattACCGAGTGGTGTTGAGCACAATCGGCCCGGCAAGGCGGCGTTCGAGGTCGAGGCCGAAGCGCATGAGGTCAGCaaggaagagagcgaggagcAGCAGGAAGTTGACGTTGATGTTGACGCCGACGTTACGGAAAGCGATGATACGGCGGTGACGAGTTTGCAGGAACAGAACGGCGGTGAAGATGCCGATGACGATCTGGAACTTCCTCCTCCGATGAAGCCTATAACTGAACCGATACTTGTTGCTACCGCAAATGGTCCATCAGGCTCCGCAATACCAAGTGAATTACCTGGAAAACGg tCCGCCAGTCTGTCAGAACGTACGACGAAAATACTCGATGGCGGTGCGACAACAGCCGATCTCTCGGAGATCGAACAGATTGTCAAGGAAAGAATG GAGCAGCATACAGAAAATCAGGAAAGGCATAGTCTCATGAGAACTCCTAACGGGAAATCGTTGAGCAACGAAGAGGAATATTGCAACGCGGCTATTAATGCAATCGCTTCCGACGAGTCAGATCCAGAAAGTGCCGCGATTGCAAAGCGACAGTTTGTCATTCGCGAGTTAGTGGATACTGAGAGAGATTACGTCAATGACTTAAAGCAGATAGTTGAAGGCTACATGGCACTAATGCGAGATCCTGACTGCGAAATCCCTTTACCAGAAGATCTGCGCGCTGGGAAAGATAAGATGGTTTTCGGTAACATAGAAGCTATCTATGAGTGGCATAGAGA CTTTTTCCTCAAAGCTTTGGAACGTTGTTTGGAACGTCCTGAAGAGCTAGGACCTCTCTTTAAACGTTACGAGCGGAAGCTGCACATGTACGTGGTGTATTGCCAGAACAAACCCGTTTCGGAGTACATCGTGTCCGAACACATAGATACTTATTTCGAG GAACTTAGGCAAAAACTTGGGCATCGTTTGCAACTCTGCGACTTGCTGATCAAGCCCGTACAAAGGATTACAAAATATCAACTTCTTCTACGGGAGGCACTGCGCCTCACTGAGCGAACTCAAAGGTTATCGGAAATCGAAGGCCTCAGAGCGGCGGCTCATGTCATGCGAGTTATTCCTAAAGCTGCAAACGATATGATGGACGTTGGGAGATTACAAGGTTTCGAT ggtaAAATTACAGCGCAAGGGAAGCTTTTGTTACACGGCCCACTTCTGGTGTCAGAAATATCAAACGCATCGATGAGAGGAAAAGAATGgcaagtttttcttttcgaacaaaatattatcttCAGCGAAACTGTCGGCAAGAAAACGCAGTTCACCAATCCtgtctatatatataaagctCATATTCAG GTAAACAAAATGAGTCTTGAAGATTCGAATGATGATCCAGAGAAATTTATCATTCGGTCAACGGATCCCCGAAATCCCGGGCTAGGATTCTGCTGTAGCGTAGCAGAAGAAAGTAATGGACCGCGCAGGCAGGAGTGGGTAGATACCATCACTGCCATCCTGCAAACTCAGCGCGACTTCCTGAAGGCGATACAATCACCGATTGCCTACCAGAAGGAACTTACCAAAGACCCACT CCGTGTCACCGTCTCCggcaccaccaccaccacgtCTGAACCAGTACGAGCGACCATGTCGGTTCCGCCGACTCTGATCATCTCTGGATCGACGAATCGAGACAAGGACCATAGGCCGACTCAACCGTTGCAACGTTCGCAAACTGGAGGACTGGAGCATGTACAGCCACGTACGCCGAGCCCGACAAAGAGTAGGCTGACTTTCCTGGAAGGATTTAAGAATACTCTACGCACACGCTCGCCGATTCGCAACAATTCCATCCCG ATCGTTCCAGGTGCACGCGTAAGATTAGCCGCGGATTGGGGAAAGTTACATGCCGGAGACGAGCTTGTTGTGTCTCACCTCGACGGTCCGGGCTTAGTGGTGTCCCCCGTGAATACGAAGGATGAATTGTGGATCCCGGCAAGTCTTATACCGAACTCGGCGATCAGTCGTGCGTGGTCATTTCGTCCACGGAAGATTGATCTCGCGAGGTGTCACGTCGCCGATCCCCGGGAGACAGCGGCCGAGGACAAAGTGCCGGCTATTCTCAGCAGCCCGTCGTCGATTCGTGCAACCGTTGGTGAAGTCGTAAGACTTTCCATCGAGACGCATAACGCGGACAATGCGGCCGTCACCTGGAAGAAAGAGGGTGAGAATCAGTGTATAAGAGAGAATGATCGGTACCAGTTTCAGCGAAGTGCGGGTTTCGTATACTTACAAATCACCGGCTGCCAAGCCTCCGACTCCGGGATATATCATTGTCATCTGAAAAGTGAAACGGGCTCTTGTTCTGTGGGAATTTCTCTCTTCGTTGTAG gtGGGAAGAGCAGTACCTCTGCTCGCGTTGTAGGATGCTCGAAAATAGAAATCGATTGGGACAGGCAAGAAATTGGTGGCGCGTGGTGCAGCATAGAATGCAGAACTTTACCGTCACAGCAATGGATACCGATGTCAAAGCAGGCTAACGAACCGCCAGTTCTACTCGACGTGCCGATGGACGCCTTATACAGCTTTCGAGTAGTGGGCGACGATGGAAGGACAACTTTGCCATCGGTTGTGGTAACTTTATCGCGATCGGACACAGGCGGTGGTGCAGAATGGGAGGCCAAGCAGTTCGTCAGCAGGTATTTCGAACTGGACGAGCTGGGTAACGGTAGATTCAGCACGGTCCGTCGCGCCAGAGACAAGGGCACTGGTCAAGAAGTGGCCCTTAAGCAGATTTCGCGACACAAGCAGTCGCGATTGTTGACTCGGGCGGAATACGACGTGCTGGCCTCCACTCATCACGCGAACATCGTCAGGGCATTCGCTCTGTTCGAGAACGCACCTCGGCCTGGAGTGGATACTATCGTCTTGGAACT GGTCAGAGGCCCGATGCTATTTGCATATCTGAGTGAGAAAACGGAATACACCGAAGCGACGGCAACGCGATATACTTGCCAGTTGTTGTCTGCATTGCGCTGGCTGCATCGTCGTGGCCGGGCGCATCTAGACGTGAAGCCGGAAAACGTGCTCGTTGATCACGAAACGGATCAGGTGAAAGTAATAGACTTGGGGGAAGCGGTCAGAGCTCCCATCGACGAGATCGTGCCACCCCCTGCCGATCTGGAGTTTGCATCGCCGGAGTCGGTGCTAGGTAGACCGACCGGTCCTTACACGGATATGTGGGCCGTTggagtttttatttatgttttgttaag TGGATTGTCGCCGTTTCTGGACGACTCCGTGGAGGAAACCACGGCCAATATTCTGAAATGCGATTTCTGTTTTCCCGACGAATATTTCGAGACGATATCCAGCGACGCAAAGGAACTCCTCGGGCGATTATTGTGCCTGCGTGGTGAAGATCGAGTAAACGCAGAGATCTGTCTTGGTTCGCCGTggttaaaa ATACCAACTGGCGCGACCATACCGTCCACTAGAATGGCCGCATTTATAGAACGTCGTGCACACTGTCTTAAACTGCGTCAAGATCATAACGACAGTTTTTATTCTTAA